The following coding sequences are from one Humulus lupulus chromosome X, drHumLupu1.1, whole genome shotgun sequence window:
- the LOC133803602 gene encoding kinesin-like protein KIN-4C isoform X3 — protein sequence MENLETKTVDSSQCVRVAVNIRPLITSEVLFGCTDCISVVPGEPQVQIGSHSFTYDYVYGGTGSPPSIYEDCVAPLVDALFHGYNATVLAYGQTGSGKTYTMGTNYTGEGSSFGIIPKVMDSIFKGVSSKKSNTEFLIRVSFIEIFKEEVFDLLDTSSTSFSKNEGAAPSKPAGPVRAPIQIRETANGGITLAGVTEAEVQTKEEMSSYLTRGSLSRATASTNMNSQSSRSHAIFTITMEQKKIVNCPNGTTTDDFGDEILCAKLHLVDLAGSERAKRTGADGMRFKEGIHINKGLLALGNVISALGDEKKRKEGGHVPYRDSKLTRLLQDSLGGNSKTVMIACVSPADTNAEETLNTLKYANRARNIQNKAVINRDPMAAQLQRMRSQVEQLQAELLFYRGDAGTPYEELQILKKKVSLLEASKEELQRELQERQVTCEHLTQRAFEAQVEKDKLAMKIEMARNGKSWDEVDFQSEQDHDLLKNYVSKIQELEGELLQLKNSNNRKHGFIDCADSDDDEFRSKNVLFPCSNEYSDYDCKIGDITDDIVDHEKEQEHSSVQEKLDRELKELDKELEQKEAEMKRVASGNTSVLKQHYEKKVHELEQEKRVLQREIDELRHNLANISSTTDDGAQKLKEDYLQKLNLLESQVSVLKKKQDAQAQLLRQKQKSDEAAKRLQDEIQRIKTQKVQLQHKIKQESEQFRLWKASREKEVLQLKKEGRRNEYEMHKLLALNQRQKMVLQRKTEEASMATKRLKELLEARKASSRETSGAGSINGPGIQALMQAIEHELEVTLRVHEVRSEYERQMEERARMAKEIARLKEEAEMLKQANSRDCPETMSPGARNSRIYALENMLSSSSSTLVSMASQLSEAEERERGFSGRGRWNQVRSLADAKNLMNYLFNLASSSRCLQRDTEVVCREKDLQIRDLKGKIVSLSSLLRKSEIQKAELIHQVKSQNVALKHYSKGGHNYDLRKLDHRSSFIVFEDMDTSDSEKSDTEKSDVDYSSEEETPKRQRVKKRDSKTRNHSTTGSHPSNNSDRESLNLDSSGEGIVAVCDKNNATRSGVCCSCTKSSSCKTNKCQCRSSGGLCGISCGCMVSKCANREVDKSQQSNLAEGIVNGIGTDEAEKDRLLASHGAMLLQNALVDKPTETNEDGGPRRKALSDIGNTAAKPNVPKPNKRKKWRTPTIQLVTNPPPPSSQPESSEQSHLPPPQPQPQSQKLDNNANGTDIPVKLPRAMRSATMTIGGDLFKERNVEKTEESSVNKDTAGGALAPPRSPVRQNRTSDEKENFGH from the exons ATGGAAAATTTGGAGACGAAGACCGTAGATTCATCGCAGTGCGTTCGAGTCGCGGTTAACATCCGTCCATTGATTACTTCCGAGGTTTTGTTTGGCTGTACGGATTGTATTTCCGTTGTTCCGGGTGAACCACAG GTGCAAATCGGTTCACATTCATTCacatatgattatgtttatgGTGGCACGGGATCTCCTCCTTCCATTTACGAAGATTGTGTTGCTCCATTGGTAGATGCACTCTTCCACGGCTACAATGCTACCGTCCTTGCTTATGGGCAG ACTGGTTCTGGCAAAACATACACAATGGGAACCAATTATACAGGGGAAGGAAGTAGCTTTGGTATTATCCCCAAGGTCATGGATAGTATTTTCAAAGGAGTCTCCAGTAAGAAATCTAACACAGAATTCTTAATTAGGGTCTCTTTTATCGAG ATATTCAAGGAGGAGGTGTTTGATTTACTTGACACGAGTTCAACAAGTTTCTCTAAGAACGAAGGGGCAGCTCCTTCGAAGCCTGCTGGGCCTGTAAGAGCTCCGATTCAAATTAGAGAAACTGCGAATGGAGGGATAACACTTGCTGGTGTGACCGAAGCAGAGGTTCAAACAAAGGAAGAGATGTCATCGTATTTGACTCGTGGTTCTTTATCTCGGGCTACTGCTAGTACTAATATGAATAGTCAGTCAAG CCGCTCACATGCTATCTTTACAATAACCATGGAGCAAAAAAAGATTGTTAACTGTCCAAATGGAACAACCACTGATGATTTTGGAGATGAAATTCTTTGTGCAAAATTACACTTGGTGGACCTTGCAGGTTCTGAGCGAGCTAAGCGAACGGGTGCTGATGGCATGCGCTTTAAAGAAG GCATTCATATAAACAAGGGTTTACTGGCTCTTGGCAATGTGATAAGTGCCTTGGGAGATGAGAAGAAGCGGAAAGAAGGTGGCCACGTTCCTTATCGTGATAGCAAATTAACGCGCTTATTACAG GATTCTCTCGGAGGAAATAGCAAGACAGTGATGATAG CTTGTGTTAGTCCTGCCGACACAAATGCCGAGGAGACATTGAACACATTAAAGTACGCAAACCGTGCTCGTAACATCCAAAACAAGGCAGTT ATCAATCGTGATCCAATGGCGGCCCAATTGCAAAGAATGAGGAGCCAAGTTGAGCAATTGCAAGCTGAGCTTTTATTTTATCGTGGTGATGCCGGTACTCCTTATGAGGAATTACAG ATCCTTAAAAAGAAAGTGTCTTTACTTGAAGCAAGCAAAGAGGAGCTTCAACGGGAGTTGCAAGAGCGTCAAGTTACTTGCGAACATTTAACACAGCGAGCTTTTGAAGCTCAG GTTGAGAAAGATAAACTAGCCATGAAAATTGAAATGGCTCGAAATGGAAAATCTTGGGATGAAGTCGACTTTCAGTCAGAGCAG GATCATGACttgttgaaaaattatgtctccaAAATTCAAGAGCTAGAAGGAGAATTGTTGCAGTTAAAGAATTCGAACAATAGAAAACATGGGTTTATTGATTGTGCTGACTCGGATGATGATGAATTTCGCTCTAAGAATGTACTATTTCCTTGTAGCAATGAGTATTCTGATTATGATTGCAAAATTGGGGACATAACAG ATGATATTGTTGATCATGAGAAGGAGCAAGAACATTCTTCTGTTCAAGAAAAATTGGACCGTGAACTGAAAGAATTGGATAAGGAACTTGAACAAAAGGAG GCCGAAATGAAGCGAGTTGCAAGTGGTAATACCTCAGTTCTTAAACAACATTATGAGAAAAAAGTTCATGAGTTAGAACAAGAGAAGAGAGTTTTACAG AGAGAGATTGACGAATTAAGACACAATCTTGCAAATATATCATCTACTACTGATGACGGAGCTCAGAAGTTGAAGGAAGATTACTTGCAGAAGTTGAATCTTCTTGAATCACAG GTGTCCGTGTTGAAGAAAAAACAAGATGCTCAAGCGCAGCTGTTGAGACAAAAACAGAAAAGTGACGAGGCAGCAAAACGACTACAAGACGAGATTCAGAGAATAAAAACTCAAAAG GTTCAACTTCAACATAAGATCAAACAAGAGTCTGAGCAATTTAGGTTATGGAAAGCGTCTCGAGAGAAAGAAGTTCTCCAG CTTAAGAAAGAGGGAAGGAGAAATGAGTATGAGATGCATAAGCTATTAGCTTTAAATCAAAGGCAAAAAATG GTTTTACAACGAAAGACAGAAGAAGCCTCTATGGCTACAAAAAGGCTAAAAGAGCTTTTAGAAGCTCGGAAAGCTTCTTCACGTGAGACTTCTG GTGCTGGAAGTATCAATGGTCCAGGAATTCAG GCTCTGATGCAAGCAATTGAACATGAGCTTGAAGTCACTCTACGGGTACATGAAGTGCGCTCTGAATATGAGAGACAAATGGAAGA GCGGGCTAGAATGGCCAAGGAGATTGCAAGGCTTAAGGAAGAAGCAGAGATGTTGAAACAAGCAAATTCAAG AGATTGTCCTGAAACGATGTCTCCTGGTGCAAGAAACTCACGGATTTATGCACTTGAAAATATGCTTTCTTCTTCATCTAGCACCCTTGTTTCTATGGCATCACAATTATCAGAAGCAGAAGAGCGCGAACGGGGTTTTAGCGGCAGGGGTCGTTGGAATCAAGTTCGGTCTCTTGCTGATGCAAAGAATTTGATGAATTATCTTTTCAATTTAGCATCTTCATCCAG GTGCTTGCAGCGCGATACAGAAGTTGTATGCAGAGAGAAAGATTTACAAATAAGAGATTTGAAGGGAAAAATTGTGAGTTTAAGTAGTTTGCTTAGAAAATCAGAGATACAAAAGGCTGAGCTTATTCATCAGGTGAAGTCTCAG AATGTAGCTCTGAAACATTATTCCAAGGGAGGGCATAATTATGACTTACGCAAACTG GATCACCGGAGCTCATTCATTGTCTTTGAGGACATGGATACATCCGACTCAGAGAAATCAGATACAGAAAAGTCAGATGTGGATTATTCAAGTGAAGAGGAGACACCTAAGAGACAACGAGTTAAGAAAAGAGACTCTAAAACCAGAAACCATTCTACCACTGGATCTCATCCATCAAATAACAGCGATCGTGAGAGCCTAAACTTAGACAGCTCAGGGGAGGGAATTGTTGCCGTTTGTGATAAGAACAATGCTACAAGATCAGGAGTATGCTGTTCTTGCACGAAGAGCTCATCGTGCAAAACAAACAAATGTCAATGCCGCTCTTCTGGTGGGCTTTGTGGGATTTCGTGTGgttgcatggtcagtaaatgtgCCAATCGAGAAGTCGACAAGTCGCAGCAGTCAAATTTGGCTGAAGGGATTGTTAATGGTATAGGGACTGATGAAGCAGAGAAGGATAGACTTCTTGCTTCTCATGGGGCCATGCTTCTACAGAATGCGTTGGTCGATAAACCTACCGAGACAAATGAAGATGGTGGTCCAAGAAGAAAAGCTCTTTCTGACATTGGAAACACAGCG GCAAAACCTAATGTACCAAAGCCTAACAAGAGAAAGAAATGGAGGACACCTACGATACAACTAGTTACCAATCCTCCGCCGCCTTCATCTCAGCCAGAAAGCAGTGAACAATCACACTTACCGCCACCACAACCACAACCGCAATCTCAGAAGCTAGATAACAATGCAAATGGGACTGACATTCCTGTAAAATTACCAAGGGCAATGCGGTCTGCCACCATGACTATTGGTGGCGATTTATTCAAAGAGAGGAATGTTGAGAAAACAGAAGAATCAAGTGTCAACAAAGATACAGCTGGGGGGGCTCTGGCTCCTCCTAGAAGTCCTGTTAGGCAAAACAGGACATCAGATGAAAAGGAGAACTTTGGCCATTAA